From the Anabas testudineus chromosome 23, fAnaTes1.2, whole genome shotgun sequence genome, one window contains:
- the btg1 gene encoding protein BTG1, protein MHTLCARGTMKPEINAAVGFLSRFLRVKGHVNDRQVQTFSQSLHDILAEQYKHHWFPDRPCKGSGYRCIRINHKMDPLVWQAGQRIGLTIQQLYLLLPSELTLWVDPFEVSYRIGEDGSICVLYESQPGPVVMPGTSSASSPSGNSGSVSPMVDSHISCKEELMVLGRTSPSKAYNMMTVSS, encoded by the exons ATGCATACCCTTTGTGCCCGGGGAACGATGAAACCAGAGATCAACGCCGCCGTCGGATTTCTGTCGAGATTTCTAAGGGTAAAAGGACACGTAAACGATCGACAGGTCCAAACATTCAGCCAAAGCTTACATGACATCTTGGCAG agcAATATAAGCACCACTGGTTTCCAGACAGGCCCTGCAAGGGTTCAGGTTATCGCTGCATCCGCATCAACCACAAGATGGACCCACTGGTGTGGCAGGCAGGGCAGCGTATTGGCCTGACCATACAGCAACTCTACCTGCTGCTGCCAAGTGAGCTCACGCTCTGGGTGGACCCCTTCGAAGTGTCCTACCGCATTGGCGAGGACGGCTCCATCTGCGTCCTGTATGAGTCGCAGCCTGGCCCCGTAGTAATGCCGGGAACTTCCTCCGCCAGCTCCCCCTCAGGAAACAGCGGGTCGGTGAGCCCCATGGTGGACAGTCACATCAGCTGCAAGGAGGAACTGATGGTGCTGGGCAGAACCAGTCCCTCCAAGGCCTACAATATGATGACTGTGTCCAGTTAA